A single genomic interval of Lucilia cuprina isolate Lc7/37 chromosome 2, ASM2204524v1, whole genome shotgun sequence harbors:
- the LOC111678421 gene encoding UDP-galactose transporter senju, with translation MAVNWRELFPTKLTFLIFILYMSLFIGQGIFVTASQESNNSYSYNTVTVVLLTEVLKLIVSATLYCRENNLVSLVKDVRKDSNVMMLYFVPAFLYCLYNNLAFVNLSTFDPTTYYLLLQLRVVITGILFQIIFKKYLSQRQWISLVLLTAGCMLKQLNFNGIYSTADDSKEDAAKLMTKNPQPAEEEQANAIMSGKNMSGFDFSISAVLILAQTIFSCLAGVYNEYLLKDKGSEVNIFVQNVFMYLDSIVCNVVILLIKGELFSAFTADSLTAIFRFKVIIIIINNAAIGIVTSFFLKYMNSILKTFASALELMFTAVLCYFLFSIPIYINTALAIAVVSYAIYLYSQSPVVNLGKVRPLTSLSEANSSATNASALEKRKFLDSEGESELEMDMV, from the exons ATGGCTGTCAATTGGCGTGAACTTTTTCCCACAAAACTTacatttcttatatttatacTATACATGTCCTTGTTCATAGGGCAGG GTATATTTGTTACGGCTTCACAAGAATCAAACAATTCCTATAGCTATAATACGGTCACAGTTGTTCTGCTAACTGAAGTTTTAAAACTTATCGTTTCCGCTACGCTTTACTGTCGAGA AAACAACTTGGTCTCATTAGTAAAAGATGTGCGAAAGGATTCCAATGTTATGATGCTATATTTTGTTCCAGCTTTTCTCTACTGCTTGTACAATAACTTGGCATTTGTTAATTTATCAACGTTTGATCCAACAACATATTATTTACTACTGCAACTGAGAGTGGTCATAACGGGTATACTATTTCAA ataatctttaaaaaatatctttcacAACGTCAATGGATTTCCTTAGTCCTCCTTACAGCTGGATGCATGTTAAAACAATTGAATTTCAATGGAATCTATAGTACAGCTGACGATAGCAAGGAAGATGCCGCGAAATTAATGACGAAAAATCCACAACCAGCAGAAGAGGAGCAAGCAAATGCTATTATGAGTGGAAAAAATATGAGTGGTTTTGATTTCAGTATTTCTGCCGTACTCATTTTGGCACAAACAATATTTTCCTGTCTGGCTGGCGTCTATAATGAATATCTGCTAAAGGACAAAGGATCCGAAGTGAATATATTCGTACAGAACGTATTTATGTATCTCGATTCGATTGTCTGCAATGTGGTGATATTATTAATTAAGGGTGAATTATTTTCCGCTTTCACGGCTGATAGTTTAACAGCTATATTTCGTTTTAAAGTCATTatcataattattaataatgctGCCATTGGTATTGTTACGAGTTTCTTTTTGAAATACAtgaattctattttaaaaacattcgcAAGTGCTTTGGAATTAATGTTTACCGCTGTCCTCTGTTATTTCCTCTTCTCTATACCCATTTATATAAATACCGCATTGGCTATAGCTGTGGTCTCCTATGCTATATATTTGTATTCTCAAAGTCCGGTGGTTAATTTGGGTAAAGTGCGACCATTAACCAGTTTAAGTGAGGCCAATAGTAGTGCAACAAATGCTTCAGCATTGGAAAAACGTAAATTTTTAGATTCCGAGGGTGAATCTGAGTTAGAAATGGATATGGTGTAG
- the LOC111678403 gene encoding stress-induced-phosphoprotein 1, which translates to MDKVNELKEKGNKALNAENFDEAIAAYTEAIGLDGSNHVLYSNRSAAFAKAGKFAEALNDAEKTISLNPSWPKGYSRKGAAAAGLGDFMKAFEAYNEGLKYDPTNAILLQGRQEVTAAVLQHMQQQGMGTPMDVDPPTTKSTSSKSSAESEKKPEPPKPAEPNLDEMSEEERKKYLAKKEKEAGNVAYKKKDFEVALKHYNAALELDPTDITYYNNIAAVYFERKEFEECIKTCEKGIEIGRENRADFKLIGKAFARIGNSYRKMEDYHKAKTYYEKAMSEHRTPEVKTSLSEVERKIKELERKAYIDPVKAEEEKEKGNELFKKGDYSTAVKHYTEAIRRNPDDPKLYSNRAACYTKLAAFDLGLEDCEMCIKLDDKFIKGYIRKGKILQGMQKNSKASAAFQKALELDPNNAEALEGYRACALNLQRNPQEVLKNAMNDPEVQQILKDPAMRLILEQMQNDPNAVKEHLQNPAIADKIMKLMESGVIQIH; encoded by the exons ATGGATAAG GTAAATGAACTTAAGGAGAAGGGCAATAAAGCTTTAAATGCAGAAAATTTCGATGAGGCTATTGCCGCTTATACAGAAGCTATTGGCCTAGATGGCTCAAATCATGTTCTATATAGCAATCGTTCAGCTGCCTTTGCAAAAGCCGGAAAATTTGCCGAAGCTTTAAACGATGCCGAAAAGACCATATCGCTGAATCCCTCTTGGCCCAAGGGTTATTCACGCAAAGGTGCAGCTGCCGCCGGTTTGGGTGATTTCATGAAAGCATTTGAGGCCTATAATGAAg GTCTTAAATACGATCCAACAAATGCTATACTATTGCAAGGTCGTCAAGAAGTCACTGCTGCCGTATTGCAGCATATGCAACAACAAGGCATGGGTACACCCATGGATGTAGATCCACCAACAACCAAATCAACTAGCTCAAAATCATCAGCAGAAAGTGAGAAAAAACCAGAGCCACCCAAGCCAGCTGAACCAAATCTCGATGAAATGTCAGAAGAAGAACGTAAAAAATATCtagctaaaaaagaaaaagaagccGGTAATGTGGCCTATAAGAAGAAGGATTTCGAGGTAGCTCTTAAACACTATAACGCTGCATTAGAATTAGATCCTACAGATATTACCTACTACAATAATATTGCCGCGGTATATTTCGAACGTAAAGAATTCGAAGAATGTATTAAGACTTGTGAGAAAGGTATTGAAATTGGACGTGAAAATCGTGCTGATTTCAAATTGATTGGTAAGGCCTTTGCACGTATTGGTAATTCGTATAGGAAAATGGAAGATTATCACAAAGCCAAGACTTACTACGAGAAAGCCATGTCCGAACATCGTACGCCAGAGGTAAAAACTTCGCTGAGCGAAGTTGAGAGGAAAATTAAGGAATTAGAACGAAAGGCCTATATTGATCCAGTTAAAGCCGAAGAGGAAAAGGAGAAGGGtaatgaattgtttaaaaaggGAGATTACAGCACTGCCGTTAAACATTACACAGAAGCCATCAGACGTAATCCCGATGATCCCAAATTGTACAGCAACAGAGCGGCTTGTTATACCAAGTTGGCGGCCTTCGATTTGGGCTTAGAAGACTGTGAAATGTGTATTAAATTGGATGACAAATTCATTAAGGGCTACATACGCAAGGGTAAAATTTTGCAGGGTATGCAAAAGAACTCTAAAGCATCGGCGGCATTCCAAAAAGCCTTAGAATTGGATCCAAATAATGCTGAGGCCTTGGAAGGTTATCGTGCCTGTGCCCTTAACTTGCAGCGCAATCCCCAGGAGGTATTGAAGAATGCCATGAATGATCCAGAGGTACAACAAATCCTAAAAGATCCTGCTATGCGTTTGATATTGGAACAAATGCAAAATGATCCTAATGCTGTTAAAGA acATTTACAAAATCCTGCGATAGCTGACAAGATTATGAAACTAATGGAATCTGGTGTTatacaaattcattaa
- the LOC111678431 gene encoding gametocyte-specific factor 1, with protein MSDEEFGICPFNNSHRIVLYRMPAHIVKCRKNYSGPPLEQCIYNATHYVPMGTMQSHLQQCRDCYRFNQTKYVEIAAKSIKQDV; from the coding sequence ATGTCCGACGAAGAATTTGGCATCTGCCCTTTTAATAACAGTCATCGCATTGTTCTCTATCGTATGCCTGCCCATATAGTAAAATGTCGCAAAAACTACAGTGGACCACCATTGGAACAGTGTATTTATAATGCTACTCACTATGTACCCATGGGTACTATGCAAAGTCATTTGCAACAATGCAGAGATTGTTATCGTTTTAATCAAACAAAATATGTGGAAATTGCTGCAAAATCTATAAAGCAAGATGTTTAA
- the LOC111678439 gene encoding transmembrane protein 214 has protein sequence MSNNNNQWEVVTKSKKQKNLEKKVVAHKEKKKIEALQPKLEEIFPSHQYRKIITGRGGQDNHSPAKSNASSKSKGSTPKKTNKTSKESSQPKDSNKKNKNEASNRAPAKPKSLEQAFKNLTADDFASHLEQLKIIYPGSKLAWLKEIANYLNTNLPFDCDPIFSGKSITYPSNLASPAFKEALLDFLSSEGETNLEYFFHYTLLESMCTELNKNLPVVGYKFLLQLIAQNWPQICSNKMANTAMLRDCYQNRSNICLSILWAIGQGGYQNLMEGIKVWQNLMLPNLTMKSYSRFICEYIEKVLNSASDQRLNMNQNEFFASYNALKTQYPGLPRECQQALTRSSSLFLQKYIVNTTSHANLFVNLLRDNEINGCLSALLHNDDCFKVWKMNYKKQIVPTMNLLEKLETEIFDSATSLAMSPTFHKFLHEAEVLNAELDASKRRDPNVDRLIELIRVSF, from the exons ATGtctaacaacaacaatcaatGGGAAGTGGTAACCAAAtcgaaaaaacaaaagaatttggAAAAGAAGGTAGTGGCccataaagaaaagaaaaaaatagaagcTCTACAACCTAAATTGGAAGAGAtat tcccTTCACATCAGTATCGTAAGATTATTACAGGCCGTGGTGGTCAAGATAATCACTCACCGGCCAAATCAAATGCTAGTTCGAAGTCCAAAGGTTCTACAcccaaaaaaaccaacaaaacttCTAAAGAATCTTCACAGCCGAAAGAttctaataagaaaaacaaaaatgaagcTAGCAATAGAGCACCAGCAAAACCCAAAAGTTTGGAGCAAGCTTTTAAGAATTTAACTGCTGATGATTTTGCCTCGCATTTGGagcaattgaaaattatatatccTGGTTCCAAATTGGCCTGGTTAAAAGAG ATCGCCAACTATTTGAATACCAATTTACCATTTGATTGTGATCCTATCTTTTCTGGCAAATCCATAACATATCCAAGCAATTTAGCTTCACCCGCCTTTAAAGAAGCCCTACTCGATTTTCTTTCATCTGAGGGTGAAACAAATCTTGAGTACTTCTTCCATTATACTCTATTGGAGAGTATGTGCACGGAATTAAATAAGAATCTACCTGTTGTTGGGTACAAa TTCCTTCTGCAATTAATTGCTCAAAATTGGCCACAAATATGTTCGAATAAAATGGCCAATACAGCCATGTTAAGGGATTGCTATCAAAATCGCAGTAATATATGTTTAAGTATATTATGGGCTATCGGTCAAGGTGGCTATCAAAATCTAATGGAAGGTATTAAAG TCTGGCAAAATTTAATGTTGCCAAATTTAACTATGAAAAGCTATAGTCGTTTCATTTGTGAGTATattgaaaaagtattaaattcgGCTAGTGATCAACGTTTGAATATGAATCAAAATGAGTTTTTTGCCAGTTATAATGCTTTGAAAACCCAATACCCTGGACTACCGCGCGAATGTCAACAAGCCTTAACACGAAGCTCCTCTTTATTTTTG caaaaatatattgttaatacAACCAGTCATGCTAATctctttgtaaatttattaagagACAATGAAATAAATGGTTGTCTATCGGCTTTATTACACAATGATGACTGTTTTAAAGTTTGGAAAATGAATTATAAGAAACAAATAGTACCAACCatgaatttattagaaaaactgg aaactGAAATATTTGATAGTGCCACATCTTTGGCAATGTCTCCAACATTCCATAAATTTTTACATGAAGCTGAAGTATTAAATGCTGAGTTAGATGCTAGTAAAAGACGTGATCCTAATGTTGATAGACTAATAGAATTGATAAGGGTAagtttttga
- the LOC111678406 gene encoding eukaryotic translation initiation factor 3 subunit H, whose protein sequence is MANRGNRARQTEEVDNTINYVQCDGLAVMKMVKHCHEESSNLDLAQGALLGLVVNKCLEITNCFPFPKSDDETMDEEMYQLTMMRRLRRVNVDHFHVGWYQSSNVGNFLSMALLESQYHYQTSIEESVVVIYDTQKSGRGFLCLKAYRLTPQAIQMYKDGDFTSDALRNLKVGYESLFVEIPIVIKNSPLTNIMMSELCEMMPEEQGHNFLDLGTASVLENHMRCLIERVDELYQESTRYNKYQQVVFKQETEKHRALAKQTAENALRVAKGESPIPDDEVLKQFRPIPVPPRLNATISSGQINTYSQHISQFCSQSLAKLFITQTLQNSKEAKETK, encoded by the exons ATGGCAAATCGTGGAAATCGTGCTCGTCAAACTGAAGAAGTGGATAACACCATTAATTACGTACAATGTGACGGTTTG GCTGTTATGAAAATGGTGAAACATTGCCATGAAGAGTCCAGTAATTTGGATTTGGCCCAAGGTGCTCTATTGGGTCTGGTGGTCAACAAATGTTTGGAAATTACCAACTGTTTCCCTTTTCCCAAGAGCGACGATGAAACCATGGACGAAGAAATGTATCAATTGACCATGATGCGCCGTTTGCGACGTGTTAATGTTGATCACTTTCATGTGGGCTGGTATCAAAGTTCCAATGTTGGTAACTTTTTGTCTATGGCTCTCTTGGAGTCACAATACCATTATCAAACCAGCATCGAAGAATCGGTTGTTGTTATTTACGACACACAAAAGTCGGGTCGTGGATTCTTGTGTTTGAAGGCCTACCGTTTGACTCCTCAGGCCATACAAATGTATAAAGATGGTGATTTTACCTCTGATGCTTTGCGCAACTTGAAAGTGGGCTATGAGAGTTTGTTTGTTGAAATTCCAATTGTTATTAAGAATTCACCTTTGACTAACATCATGATGTCGGAATTGTGTGAAATGATGCCCGAAGAACAGGGACACAATTTCCTAGACTTGGGTACCGCCTCGGTATTGGAGAATCATATGCGTTGCCTTATCGAACGCGTCGATGAATTGTATCAGGAATCTACACGCtataataaatatcaacaagtTGTCTTTAAACAAGAAACg GAAAAACACCGAGCCTTGGCCAAACAGACAGCTGAGAATGCTTTACGTGTTGCCAAAGGTGAATCCCCAATTCCCGATGATGAAGTTCTTAAGCAATTCCGCCCCATACCTGTTCCACCTAGACTCAATGCCACTATTTCGTCGGGTCAAATTAACACGTATTCCCAGCATATTTCACAATTTTGCTCTCAATCTTTGGCTAAACTTTTCATTACACAAACTTTACAAAACTCTAAGGAAGCCAAggaaactaaataa